The Saimiri boliviensis isolate mSaiBol1 chromosome 12, mSaiBol1.pri, whole genome shotgun sequence nucleotide sequence ttgtggtgagttgagatcgcgccattgaactccagcccggGAAACcagcgaaattctgtctccaaaaaaaaaaaaaagatggctttttaagacggacatggtggctcatacctgtaatcccagcactttaggaagccaaggtgggaggaacgcgaggtcaggagatcaagaccatctggctaacatggtgaaaccctatctcttataaaaatacaaaaaattagcagagtatggtggcacacagcgttagtcccagctactcaggaggttgaggcaggagaattgcttgaacctgggatgtggaggttgcagtgagctgattgcaccactgcactccagcctgggtgatggctctgtctcaaaaaaaaaaaaaaaaagaaaggtgttttTCTTCTCCCATTGATATATAATGACACTGTTCTGCAAATATGATATCATTCTAATTTCAATTATATTCTTACATTTATATtctgaaatctttttcttttcttttctttctttttttttttttttttttgagacggagtttcgctcttgttacccaggctggagtgcaatggcgcaatctcggctcaccgcaaccttcgcctcctgggttcaggcaattctcttgccttagcctcctgagtagctgggattacaggcacgcgccaccatgcccagctcatgttttgtatttttagtagagacggggtttcaccatgttgaccaggatggtctcgatctcttgaccttgtgatccacctgcctcggcctcccaaagtgctgggattacaggcttgagccaccgcacccggcctatcattttcttttgtgcttagaataagtatttacatatataggctgtatttattttatgatcTCATTGTAAAAATTTAACCCTTGAATCCTTTTAGAGTTTATTTCACTAATGGGGACTCAAGTAGGAAATTAACTTTGTTTCTTCCCCAAATAGTTCAACATTTGTtctaataccatttattgaataattccTCTCCACAGATCTCAAAGaccatgtttattttataataggcttctacatatatttatactttctggttttctaatttttctttttaccttatcCAACTACCTTTggatatttctgagttttctattttggtctctgtgtttgtcttttttatttttaaagacagggtttcactctgtcactcaggctggagtacagtggggctatcgtggctcagtgcagcctcatcctccctgggctccagccattctcccacctcaacctcccaagtagctgggattacaggggcacaccaccacgcccacctaatttttgtatttgtttttctgacacagtgttttgctctttgttgcccaggatagagtgcaatggcaagatctctgctcaccacaatctctgccttctaggttcaagcgattctcctccctcagcctcccaagtagctgggattgcaggcatgcaccaccatgcctggctaactttatatttttagtagagacagggtttttccatgttggttagcctggtctcaaactcccgaccttgggtaattcacccatctcagcctcccgaagtgctgggatgacaggcatgagccacctctcccatcCCCTATCTGTCCATTCTTATATGAACCACATACTACTTCAAGTAGCATcacttcaaaattaattttaggaaTCTTACAGAATAAGTGCTTTCATTCCCATTGTGAAAGACAAAATCACAACATATTTAGTTTAAACATcttaattgacttttttttttttttttttttttgagatggagtcttactctgttggcaaagctggagtgcaggggcacaatcttggctcactacaacccctgcctcccgggctcaagtgattctccccctcagcctcctgagtggcttggattacaggtgcatgccaccatgcccaactaattttttggtattttagtagagaacaggtttcaccatgttgcccagggtggtttcaaactcctgagctcaggcaatccacttgccgaggcctcccaaagtgctaggattacaggcatgggccaccacgcctggcccttgaTTGACTTTTACTTGTGAATCCAGAATCTGGCAACGCCTCATTCTATAAAATAGATGAAGTGTTCTAAAGAGCTGACCAGAGAGGTTTGTCTTTATAGACAGAAAAGGgccagagaaagcagaaacacAGAACAGAAACTGAATAGGTCTTTTTGAAGTGACTTTGCTTATAAACGTTAAAGCAGAAGGGACTTTCTTATCATGTCAGCTAAAACTGGCCTGTTGGGCATTTGGCTATTACCTCTCAGTCTCTCCTGATTTCTTAGAAGGTTGAATAAGCAACTTAGTTCTGGCTTAGTAGCAGAGAacttcagcatgggcaactgCGTTTTGGTTTTGTCGATTCGGCCTGGTGCAGGAGCTCAGTCCAAACCAATGGCCTCCTATATATTTCATTGAACACCATCTTCCCTATCAAAAGTTCCCAGAAATTAACATATTAAGGTTTGTTTTTTAGCTCATCTCAAAAAGATGACAAGGTCAACTAGATACTTTTCCTTGTTCTACAATTTCAGCCTAGATTAACTGGTTTGTTCATGGAGCCATCAAAGATGCCTTTATGATCTGGGAAATGAACTTCCTAGCCTCACCGTCTGTGTTCACAGCGTGGCCCCAACCTATTTTTCCACTCATATCTCCAATGAATCCAGTTAACGACAATAAACCTTCAGCTATATATGTTTGTTGCTTCTCTTCTCTATCTTTGTtaacatttcattcttttcatgaaaCTCCTCATTCTGTCCTTTAACTCTTACATATTCTGCAAAGAGGCTAAAGATTGCCTTATCTATAAAGGTCTCCTGAACTTCCTCTGCAGTGAATCAGCCCACATGTCATTACTGCCTTATGCCTGTTGACTCCTGTTTGCCTCTTTCTGTAGTTCATGCTAGTGACTTGTGTGGGTCTTGTTCCCTGACTAAGTCACCCGCGGTTAGGAGCTCCACCTCATAACCTCTCACCAGAGCCCAGCAGAGGTCCTGGTACACAGCACTCAGTAAAGGATTATCCTCTGAATTAATTCATTCTTCACCCTGACCTTTCTTCACATTACAGAACGTTCTCCTGGGCGGTCTTTTGATCTTTGCCACCTTTGTGACTTTATGCAATGGATCATGCTATGTAATACGTCATAAGTTAGCTCCAGGAGAGACAATCAAAGGTAAGTCTTGGCTTTTCAATGTTTATTATGTTATTGCAGCCTGGTAGGTGGACCTGTCTCAGATGAAAACCttggtgtttgttgttgttgttgttggtttgagacagtcttgccttgcatcccaggctggagtgcagtggcgagatcttggctcattgcaacctccttctcctgggttccagtgattctcccatctcagccttccaagtagctgggactacagttacccaccaccatgcccagctaatttttgtgtttttggtaaagacagggctttgccatgttggccaggctggtttcgaactactgaccttgAGTGAtacacttgccttggcctcccaaagtgttgggataatagacgtgagccactgtacctggcctcaccTGGGGAGTCTTGTAAGAATACAGTGGCCTGGGCCCTGCATCCAGAGATAGATTTCATTGTTTTAGGGTAGGGCCGAGACTTAAGTGTTTTTCAAGTACCCAAGATGTTTCACATGTGCACCCAGGGTTGAAAACCACCAATGCAAAGCAAAGGGAAGTGTAGAGTGAGATATCATCGAGAGAGAATCCAGCAGGAAAAACCCTGATCCCAGGTACCCCTAGGCTCCTATGGTTAACTCATTCAAGAAAAgggccttctttttttcttgaaatacctGTTCTGAAATAAAAGTCAGAAGGATGTAAGCTTTCTGTAAGAAAACATTATCAGTAGCACGAACTCAACAGTACTGGAATTAGCCATGTGTGAATCCAAGAGCACCATTCTTCAATACCTCCAAAAGCAATGAGCTTCTCCCTCTCTGGAGGGCTGTAGATAGTAGGGGCTGGACTCAATGCTGTAATAGACTTTATTGTCATTGCATGACTTACACTGATGATGTTGTGTGTATTATTTTAGAATGCACGGATCTCAAAGGAAACAAACACCCGCTAGACTCAAGATGGCGGACTGAAGACTGTGAGCTATGTGCTTGCCGTGACATAGAAATATCATGTTGCTCCCTGTAAGTCTCAAGCCAATACGAGCCAAGAGGGGGACAtagaacagattctccctcttGCAAAATTCCATCCCTTATGGGTTtagtttctgttttagttttttatagaCTTTAGAGggtagttttagattcacagcaaaactgagcagaggCACAGAAATTTCACATATGCCTCCCACCCTTACACATGCATGACCTCCCCCGACATCAACATCGCCCACCACCGTCGGCGTATTTGTTATGACTGATGAATCTACATGACACATCTTTATCACTGGAGTCCATGGTTTATGTTAGGGCTCACTCTTGATGTTGTGGTAGTGGAGGGTTACTTTTCagtcctatttctttctttttaaaaaattgtggtaaaatatacataagataAAATGTTCCATATTAACAGTTTTAAATGTACACTTTAGCAGCATTAAGTACTTTCTCATTGTTGTGGCATCACCACTGTCCACCTCCAGAACTTGCTCACCCTGCAAAACTGAagctctgtacccattaagcagtctTGCTCCATTCccctcccaggccctggcaaccaccattttactttctgtctctatgattttgactgcTCTAGGtccctcatataagtggaatcacacagtaatTGCTTTTTTGGGACTGGCtcattcacttagcataatgtcctcacgGTTCCTCTGTTTTGTAGAATGTGTCTGAATTCCCTTCCTGTCCGAGGCTGATTCATGTTCTGCTACATGAAGAGACCGCATTTGGCatctccattcatctgttgatgaacgcTTGGGTTGTTTTCCACCTCAGtctcatttctgttgtttctgaaATTTGATTAGTAGCTTTATTCCAGATGGGCTCCCGAAGACAGGAGAGAGTATCCAGTGGTCTGATGCTATTCTAGAGATTGGCCTGGTCATCCCTTCAGCCTTGGCCTTGTAGATTTGCAAAAACAGCAGTGACTCTGATCATAGGCAGTGGATTAGATGTGAGGGGTAAGGGAGGATCTGTAGTGTGCCTTGCAATGTAAAACTCATGCTGCTTCTCTCTTCAAGTTTACCTCACGTCAGCTGAAAGGCTATGCAGATGTTTTCTGCTGAGTTGCTATGGATTCCAGACAGAACACAGAGTACCCTTAGTGTGGTCCCAATTTACCTGTTTCCTCAGCAACTGTGTCCATACCAGCCAACTGACTCCCAACCCCTCAAGTCCATCTAACCTCTTCATGTAGCCTTAACTTGTAGTGTTTTGCAGGAACAGGAGTGGATCTGATGGCAGAAGCACTGGCATCAAGGGGCATTTGCCAAGCTTGTCTGATCACAGACTCACCTGGGAAGCTTGATGAAATACAGATTCCTGTGCTCCATCCCAGAACTGACTGATCAGAGTCTGTAGGGAAGGGGCCACGGAATCTCAATTTTAACAGGTGCCTTGAGAGTCTTAAGAGGACACCATGAGTAGAGAAGCAAGCACTTGACTTAGATCAGAACACCTGAGTCCGACTGAACTTGAGGTGTCTGGAGAGTTCCAACCACATTTATTAAGCAGGCCCCATGCTAGGTGCCTAATGGAACAAGAGGAATTGGACTCGGAGTTGTCTAGCTGCTCAGAGCAGACTCCCAGGGATCGCATTGACTGGGTCACTGAGTATTACAGCTGAGCCTTGATTTTGTGGCTCCGGAGACTTGACATTGTCGTTATAGCAAGTGCTGATGTCACTCTGGTGGAGTGTGATTGTATCCCAGACAAGTGAAGGAATGGTGACTGGCCCCTCCCTAACATAGGAGCACAGCTCCCTGGTGGCTAAAGCATCCATGTCACCCAGATTTGCTATCCTTGACCTCTTCTAGGATTTTCCACTGTAAGCTTGGATTCTTGTGGGCCTGGTGCGGAAAAGGGCCAGGCTGCTCCttgcagggaagagggaggacCCTCGATATTGGAGTCAGAGTAACTTGAGTCTGAATCTCCATTCCCTTGTATACTAGCTGGGTGAGCCTGAGTAAGTTTCTGaatgtctctgagcctctgtttcacAGTATAATCAGGGGTAATCAGGTGGCTCTTAGAATTAAAGGAGATTCTGCATATACATTGTTTAACCCAACAAACACTTAAAGCCTTCTCTGTGCCAATTCTGTGTCCTGTGAGCCTGGGGCAGTAACTGACACCTGGTCAGGTTTCAAGGtgccctttcctttctcctgccATGTTGCGTATTCCACTTAGCACACCGCTCCACAAGGGGGAAATGAACCACCCCTTCTTCCCTGGAATTGCCTCACTTCCTACcaagtttgtttttctcatgaaCTTTTATCTCCTCCGTGGAAAAATACAGACTTTGATAAAGCTTTTTCTGGAAGAAGTTTTTGGACCCACTGCATCCTCTACAGGACACTGCCCAGATCTCAAGGTGCTCGGTGGCAGTGGAGCCTGAGGCTGGGGGCCCAGGCAGAGGCTCCCCGGCAGGGCGTGGGAGATGTCCTGGCCTCCACGCCGCCCGGGCCCAGCCCAGGGTTGGCTCCCTGACTTGGGTGAGGAAAAGGGAGTGGGACACAAAAGGCCAAGGCCACCCGACCACTGGGTCTGGATAGCTGAACAGCTGATGTTGACAGTTTCTCCTCCCCCCCTCTCTGCTGCTTCACCTACAGAGCTAAGTCTGGTTTGAACTGAAATAAGCATCCAGTAATATGCCCTTTGCCCTATCAACTCATATTTGCACATGTGCAGCAGAGATTCACCATTTCATTTCCTACCACGAACCAAAAGAATTGTATctctttggccaggcatggtgactcatgcctgcaatcccagcacttcgggagtctgAGGATGGTCGAtgacctgagtttgggagtttgagacttgcctgaccaatatggagaaaccgcatctctactaaaaatagaaaattagtcaggtgtggtggtacatgcctataatcccagctactcaggaagctgaggcacgagaatcacttgaacctgggaggtggtgattgcagtgaacccagatcgcaccatggcacttgaaccttcagtggcattaaatacattcacagtaTTATGCAACCATAAACACTATTTGCAAAACTTTTTAATGACTCCAACCTGAAACTATATCCAGTAAACAGTAACTCAGAGTCTCCATCCCACAAAACCCCTGGTAACCtcaaatctactttctgtctctatgaatttgcctagtctagatacttcatataaatagaatcacactgtgtttgtctttttgtgtctggcttatttcacccaGCATGTTGTCAACATTCATTTATGTCGTAGCATCTATCCGTACTCCATTCCTGTTTCTGccggaataatattccatggcatggctagaccacattttgcttatccatttatttgttgatgaacacttgAGTTGCTTCCACCTGTTGGCTAAAGTAAGTAATGTTGTTCTGAACACTGTCAATATACAAACATTGGCATATAACGGTTGAGTCtctgctttgaattctttttggGATATATACCTGGGAGTAgcttgctgggtcatatggtaatttttaTGACCTTATTGAGGAgctgccaagctgttttccacagcagcggcaccattttacattcctaccagccaACAATCACCTTTAAACATGAAAGGTTGGCCGGgtgcggttgctcaagcctgtaatcccagcactttgggaggccgaggcgggtgaatcacgaggtcaagagatcgagaccatctggtcaatatggtgaaaccccgtctctactaaaaacacaaaaaaattagctgggcatggtggtgcgtgcctgtaatcccagctactcaggaggctgaggcaggagaattgcctgaacccaggaggcagacgttgcggtgagccaagatcgcgccattgcactccagcctgggtaacaagagcgaaactccatctcaaacaaacaaacaaagaaacaaacaaacaaacaaaaaaaggttttaaatgaCATTTCCCCCAATTTTCTAAGTAAAACATATGAATTATAGAACCATTGGAGagtataagagaaaaaagaaaaacctactaATTCTGACTGCTTAAAGGTAATAATTGTTAACAttctatcatatttatttatttgtattaaagaattgagacagtctcactatgttgcctgggctggtctcaaactcctgggctcaagctgtcctctcacctcagcctcctaagtagctgggattacatgtatgtgtcaccatgcctgggcttCTAAGGTAATTTCTTTatgtctcttttcttcatttcttttcttgcacACAGTGGATATCAAATTTTATATCACAATTCTGTGGGCTGATTTTAACACTTAATGTTCTAgcattgggctgggcatggtggctcatgtctgtaataccagcactttgggaggccaaggaggggtggatcatttgaggtcaggagttcaagaccagcctggccaacatggtgagacccccatctctactaaaaacataaaaattacccgggtgtagTGACACCCACCTAttaagtccagctactcaggaggctgaggcagaagaatcgcttaaacctgggagatggaggctgcagtgagctgagatcgcaccactgcactccggcctcggtgacagagactccatttcaaaaaattaaaaataaataaatacataaaaaaaattctagcattAGTACCATCTCATCTCATCAGAActctacaaaatatttgttatgtACTGCAGCTCAATtagaggtggtgtctgatttttaTCAGCTTCTCCCAGGGCTCCATGACACTGGTCTGAAGTGACTCTTTGCTCTGGTTAGTTGAGAGAGCTCCTTTGCCAAGAGGCCTCCAAGCCAGGGCTGAGATAACTGTTCCCTTTCCACATTCTAGCAACAATTTGCTGGCCACTTCCTGAACAGGGAGGGTCGGAGGAGCCAGCTTGGGACAAGCTGCCTAGCTCCAGAGTAGCCAGACTTGCCCCTGCCTGTCAGCACCTACCAGTGAATTTCTGTGCCTGCAGGATGGAATGTAGGGGTGGGCTGTGTGACTCCATGGTAGACTGGTCCATGTTCCTGGAGGTCACACACTGGGGCTGCCAGTCAAGGGGTGCTCTCAAGTTGGTGAAGGCACTCCAGCCAGCAGGAGTGTGGGCGGCTTTCTGAACAGAGGAGGTGGCACTGGGGAGGGGGTTCTGGCTTTTCTCCTCTAACAGGCTCTGGTTTTGTCTCAATGATAGTGTTTCTACACCTGTGGGTTATGACAGACACAACTGCCGGAAAATCTTCAACAAGGAGACCTGCAAGATAAGTGTGGTGGAGAAGAAGGACCCAAATAGGCCCTGTGGTGTCAGTGGATGGATATCGTAATGTGCTTCTAGTAGGCACAGGGCTCCCAGGCCAGGCCTCATTCTCCTCTGGCCTCCAATAGTCTATGATGGTGTAGCCTTGCCTATCAGTAAAAGATTTTTGAGCAAACACTTGAATATGTGTGTACTTTTAATTTGTAACTTACATATACATTGatttaatacatattataaagCATACAAAGCATTAAAAAAGGGAgacaaaaatacatatgaatggctgagcacagtggctcatgcccataatccaagAACtctgggacgctgaggtgggctgatcacttgaagtcaggagtttgagaccagtttggccaacatggtgaaaccgggcatggtgacaggcacctgtagtcccagctactctggggctgaggcagaagaatcacttgaa carries:
- the LOC101031483 gene encoding beta-microseminoprotein E1; this translates as MHLPIGVLVVTMNVLLGGLLIFATFVTLCNGSCYVIRHKLAPGETIKECTDLKGNKHPLDSRWRTEDCELCACRDIEISCCSLVSTPVGYDRHNCRKIFNKETCKISVVEKKDPNRPCGVSGWIS